Proteins co-encoded in one Chitinophagales bacterium genomic window:
- a CDS encoding 30S ribosomal protein THX yields MGKGDIKSKRGKIANGSFGKKRKQRSAKKTAKVAKVKTVKVKKVAEASAEPEVKKTKKTTKRTAKKTTDGTDE; encoded by the coding sequence ATGGGAAAAGGCGATATTAAATCAAAGAGAGGTAAAATAGCTAATGGTTCTTTCGGTAAGAAGAGAAAGCAAAGAAGTGCAAAGAAAACGGCTAAAGTAGCTAAGGTTAAAACTGTAAAAGTAAAAAAGGTAGCTGAAGCCTCTGCAGAACCAGAGGTGAAAAAAACAAAGAAAACGACGAAACGAACTGCTAAGAAAACAACAGACGGTACCGATGAATAA
- a CDS encoding HU family DNA-binding protein, with protein sequence MNKGDLIDKIAGDAGITKAAAGDALNSFMNAVKSTLQKGNKVTLVGFGTFSVSKRSARTGRNPQTGKEIKIAAKTVAKFKAGADLSAAASKAKVK encoded by the coding sequence ATGAACAAAGGAGATTTAATCGACAAAATTGCTGGTGATGCAGGTATAACTAAAGCTGCAGCTGGTGATGCATTGAATTCTTTCATGAATGCAGTAAAGTCTACTCTTCAAAAAGGTAACAAAGTTACTTTAGTTGGGTTTGGTACTTTCTCTGTATCTAAAAGAAGTGCTAGAACAGGAAGAAATCCTCAAACTGGCAAAGAAATCAAAATAGCTGCAAAAACTGTAGCTAAATTCAAAGCTGGTGCAGATCTTTCTGCTGCTGCTTCAAAAGCAAAAGTAAAGTAA
- a CDS encoding PhoH family protein — MIESTILLQDIDPLVLYGVNNNKLDLLKKAFPLLKMVFRGDKIKVTGKEEEIAQFELKMRVIVEHIKQYQDITLKDIERITLSETPDTAYLAKPTGDVIVYGNNGHVVRARTPNQKVMVEQNLKNDILFAIGPAGTGKTYTAVALAVKAWKEKQVKRIILTRPAVEAGENLGFLPGDLREKVDPYLRPLYDALEDMIPFDKLTQLKETRIIEVAPLAFMRGRTLDNAFIILDEAQNATSMQLKMFLTRIGPNAKCIVTGDITQIDLPKTQQSGLPFTLRILDGIEGIGIVRLTNADVIRHRLVAKIISAFENNAESHDKNSR, encoded by the coding sequence ATGATAGAGAGTACTATACTTTTACAAGATATAGATCCATTGGTATTATATGGAGTCAATAACAATAAACTTGATTTGCTAAAAAAAGCCTTTCCACTGCTGAAAATGGTTTTCAGAGGGGATAAAATTAAGGTAACAGGTAAAGAAGAAGAAATTGCGCAGTTCGAATTGAAAATGCGAGTAATTGTTGAGCATATAAAACAATATCAAGATATCACTTTAAAGGATATTGAGAGAATTACTCTTAGTGAGACTCCAGATACCGCATATCTAGCCAAACCCACTGGGGATGTTATCGTTTATGGAAACAACGGTCATGTGGTGCGCGCTCGCACCCCCAATCAAAAGGTGATGGTAGAGCAGAACCTAAAAAACGATATCCTATTCGCCATAGGACCAGCCGGTACAGGAAAAACTTATACCGCAGTTGCCTTGGCAGTCAAGGCTTGGAAAGAAAAACAAGTAAAGAGAATTATCCTCACTAGACCTGCCGTAGAAGCTGGAGAAAACTTAGGATTTCTGCCAGGTGATTTACGAGAAAAGGTGGATCCATATTTACGCCCGCTCTACGATGCACTCGAAGATATGATTCCATTTGATAAACTGACTCAGCTCAAAGAGACTCGTATTATTGAGGTCGCGCCTCTTGCCTTTATGCGCGGTCGAACGCTAGATAATGCTTTTATCATATTGGATGAAGCACAGAACGCTACTTCTATGCAGTTGAAAATGTTTCTGACACGCATAGGTCCTAACGCTAAATGCATAGTCACCGGTGATATCACACAAATAGATTTACCCAAAACTCAGCAGAGCGGCTTGCCGTTTACCTTGAGAATTTTAGATGGAATAGAAGGAATAGGTATCGTACGACTAACCAATGCAGATGTTATACGACACAGATTGGTAGCTAAAATAATTAGCGCCTTTGAAAATAATGCCGAAAGCCATGATAAAAACTCAAGGTAA
- a CDS encoding phosphoribosylaminoimidazolesuccinocarboxamide synthase encodes MIKTQGNTQYYRGKVRDVYSHDEYIFIVVSDRISAFDVVLPEPIPYKGAVLNGISTYFLNNTKDIVPNWLIDTPNSHVAYGHLAPTIPIEIVVRGYIAGSMWRAYEAGERNFCGIQLPDGLKNNQKLDSPIITPTTKAAAGHDENTSEDEILKQGIVSKEEWELIKKYAFDLFEFGTRYAASKNLILVDTKFEFGKKKNGEIILIDEILTPDSSRYFIADTYHEKFEKGENPGQLSKEFVRQWLIENNFMGRQGDQIPVMHKEWISEISDKYIALYNKLIEPPFVKESKEFNLHKIQLAYDNFYQKYYS; translated from the coding sequence ATGATAAAAACTCAAGGTAATACACAATACTACCGTGGCAAGGTAAGGGATGTTTACTCCCATGATGAATATATTTTTATTGTGGTGTCAGATAGAATATCTGCATTTGATGTAGTTCTACCTGAACCCATACCATACAAGGGTGCTGTGCTGAATGGCATATCCACATATTTTTTAAATAACACCAAAGACATAGTCCCTAATTGGCTTATCGATACACCTAATAGTCATGTGGCTTATGGACATCTAGCACCGACTATACCTATAGAAATTGTAGTGCGAGGCTATATAGCTGGCAGCATGTGGCGTGCCTATGAAGCAGGTGAACGAAATTTTTGTGGTATTCAATTACCCGATGGATTAAAAAATAATCAAAAGCTTGATTCACCTATCATCACTCCTACGACCAAAGCGGCAGCTGGTCACGATGAAAACACTTCTGAAGATGAAATACTCAAACAGGGAATTGTATCTAAGGAAGAATGGGAATTGATCAAAAAATATGCATTCGATTTATTTGAATTTGGCACCCGATATGCTGCTTCAAAAAATCTTATTTTGGTCGATACTAAATTTGAATTTGGGAAAAAGAAAAATGGAGAGATTATCTTAATTGATGAAATCTTGACACCCGATAGTTCGCGTTATTTTATAGCGGATACGTATCATGAAAAATTTGAAAAAGGTGAAAATCCAGGTCAATTGTCCAAAGAGTTTGTACGACAATGGCTCATTGAAAATAACTTCATGGGACGCCAAGGCGACCAAATCCCAGTCATGCACAAAGAGTGGATAAGCGAGATTAGTGATAAATATATTGCGCTCTACAATAAACTAATTGAGCCTCCATTTGTCAAAGAATCTAAAGAATTTAATCTCCATAAAATTCAATTAGCATATGACAATTTCTACCAAAAATATTATTCGTAG
- a CDS encoding endonuclease/exonuclease/phosphatase family protein: MTISTKNIIRSISILLIILCQHKLTAQDKDKFNIGLIGFYNLENLYDTIDQDMVQDEEFTPEGTRRYTGEVYKDKLTKLDQVLSEMGTDHSPDGIAVLGVAEIENRSVLRDLCLQNGIKNRNYKIVHYDSKDARGVDVGLLYNPKYFKVMKSDKIYVDMEDLGEGKTRDILWVQGLFMGEETHIMVAHWPSRRGGEEVSMPKRCRAAEFMRAKTDSILLQSPNVNIIVMGDLNDDPTSPSVVKCLKSSGKKEEAKDGIFFNPFYDYFKKGIGTLAYADAWNLFDQILVSPAALQADNPLIYGGGFIFSRSYMLQMDGQYKGYPFRTYNGDIYQGGYSDHFPTYLVFRKKVK, from the coding sequence ATGACAATTTCTACCAAAAATATTATTCGTAGTATTTCGATACTACTTATAATTCTCTGTCAGCATAAGCTCACCGCTCAGGATAAAGATAAATTCAATATTGGCCTTATTGGGTTTTATAATCTGGAAAATCTTTATGATACCATAGATCAAGATATGGTACAAGATGAAGAATTTACTCCTGAAGGCACCAGACGATATACAGGCGAAGTCTATAAAGATAAGCTAACCAAGCTCGACCAAGTTTTATCTGAAATGGGAACAGACCATAGCCCAGATGGAATAGCAGTATTGGGTGTGGCGGAGATAGAAAATAGAAGTGTTTTGCGCGATTTATGTTTGCAAAATGGCATTAAAAATCGAAACTATAAAATAGTACACTACGACTCGAAAGATGCACGTGGTGTGGATGTAGGTCTTCTCTATAATCCTAAATATTTCAAAGTGATGAAATCAGATAAAATCTATGTCGATATGGAAGACCTCGGAGAAGGCAAGACTAGAGATATATTATGGGTACAGGGTTTATTTATGGGAGAGGAAACTCATATCATGGTCGCACACTGGCCCAGCCGCCGAGGTGGAGAAGAAGTGTCTATGCCTAAGCGCTGCCGAGCAGCAGAATTTATGCGAGCAAAAACCGATAGCATTCTTCTGCAAAGTCCTAATGTCAATATTATAGTGATGGGTGACTTGAATGATGATCCAACCAGTCCTAGCGTAGTCAAATGCCTCAAATCTTCTGGTAAAAAAGAAGAGGCCAAAGATGGCATATTTTTTAATCCATTTTATGATTATTTCAAAAAGGGTATAGGAACTCTAGCCTATGCTGATGCTTGGAATTTGTTTGATCAAATCTTAGTCTCCCCTGCTGCACTGCAAGCTGATAATCCCCTAATCTATGGTGGTGGATTTATTTTTAGTCGCAGCTATATGCTACAGATGGACGGTCAATACAAAGGCTATCCTTTTCGAACCTATAATGGCGATATTTACCAAGGTGGTTATTCGGATCATTTTCCGACGTATTTAGTATTTAGGAAAAAGGTGAAATAG
- a CDS encoding four helix bundle protein yields MKENEIVKLSFNFALETISYCEILEENRKYVIARQLLRSGTSIGANVREAQNCESRADFIHKLKIAAKEAEETDYWISLCKYSASYPNVALLETQITSILKLLNKIISTLKKREKS; encoded by the coding sequence ATGAAAGAAAATGAAATTGTAAAACTTAGTTTTAACTTTGCTCTTGAAACTATTTCTTATTGTGAAATTTTGGAAGAAAATAGAAAATATGTAATAGCTAGGCAGCTTCTTAGATCTGGAACATCAATAGGAGCAAATGTCAGAGAAGCACAAAATTGTGAAAGTCGAGCAGATTTTATACATAAGCTAAAAATTGCTGCCAAAGAAGCTGAAGAAACCGACTATTGGATTAGTTTGTGTAAATATTCAGCTAGCTATCCCAATGTAGCATTGTTAGAAACTCAAATTACAAGCATTTTAAAGCTATTAAATAAAATTATATCAACCTTGAAGAAGAGGGAGAAATCTTAA
- a CDS encoding dihydrofolate reductase: MEINIIVAYSSNLAIGKDNNLLWHLADDMAFFKNQTNGKTVVMGKNTYLSLPKKFRPLPNRKNVVISRQEPIEEHENLIWYKSLEEAIYALKKTEDEIYIIGGGSIYEQALPLANAVYATEVKVDINGDTYFPQLNYEEWTREVLHSFSKNEKNEYDFEVVRYHRN, encoded by the coding sequence ATGGAAATTAACATCATCGTCGCCTACTCCTCCAATCTCGCTATAGGCAAGGATAACAACCTTCTCTGGCATTTAGCAGATGACATGGCATTTTTCAAAAACCAAACGAACGGTAAAACTGTTGTAATGGGTAAGAATACCTATTTATCACTGCCTAAAAAATTTCGACCATTACCGAATAGAAAAAATGTTGTTATTAGTCGTCAAGAGCCTATTGAGGAGCATGAAAATTTAATTTGGTATAAATCACTAGAAGAAGCGATCTATGCTCTAAAGAAAACTGAAGATGAAATTTATATCATAGGTGGAGGAAGTATCTATGAGCAAGCCTTACCACTGGCCAATGCCGTATATGCCACGGAGGTTAAGGTCGATATCAATGGTGACACCTATTTCCCTCAACTCAACTATGAAGAATGGACACGAGAAGTTCTGCATAGCTTTTCAAAAAATGAGAAGAATGAGTATGATTTTGAGGTGGTACGTTATCATAGAAATTAA
- a CDS encoding TIGR00266 family protein, producing the protein MNNIQDHEIDYKIVGSELQYVEVELDPNEVVIAEAGSFMYMREGIEMQTIFGDGSRQAQNTGVLGNLLNAGKRLLTGESLFMTAYTNVSNKKSQVAFASPYPGKIIPLDLYKLGGKIICQKDAFLCAAKGVEVGIEFQQKLGTGLFGGEGFIMQKLIGDGMAFMHAGGHVEEFQLQPGQVLKVDTGCIVGFTHGINYDIQRIKGIRNMVFGGEGIFYAVLSGTGTVWLQTLPISRLASRIFSYAPQQGGSKEEGSILGGLGQLIGGDR; encoded by the coding sequence ATGAACAATATTCAAGACCACGAAATAGATTACAAAATAGTAGGCTCAGAGCTACAATATGTAGAGGTGGAGCTAGACCCTAATGAAGTCGTCATAGCCGAAGCTGGCTCATTTATGTATATGCGTGAAGGTATAGAGATGCAGACCATTTTTGGAGATGGTTCTCGACAGGCTCAGAATACAGGCGTATTAGGCAATCTACTCAATGCAGGCAAGCGACTGCTTACAGGCGAAAGCCTTTTTATGACAGCATATACCAATGTCAGCAACAAGAAATCACAGGTAGCTTTTGCTTCACCATACCCAGGAAAGATAATTCCCCTTGATTTGTATAAATTGGGAGGTAAAATTATCTGCCAAAAAGATGCTTTTCTCTGCGCTGCTAAAGGAGTAGAGGTTGGAATCGAATTTCAACAAAAACTAGGCACAGGTCTATTCGGAGGAGAAGGATTTATCATGCAGAAACTTATAGGCGATGGTATGGCATTTATGCATGCTGGAGGTCATGTAGAAGAGTTTCAACTACAACCCGGACAGGTGCTGAAGGTAGATACCGGTTGTATCGTAGGCTTTACCCACGGGATAAACTATGATATTCAGCGTATCAAAGGCATTCGCAATATGGTTTTTGGTGGTGAGGGTATATTTTATGCCGTATTGAGTGGTACTGGAACCGTCTGGTTACAAACTTTACCGATATCAAGACTCGCTTCCCGTATTTTCTCTTATGCACCACAGCAAGGCGGTTCTAAAGAAGAAGGCAGCATACTTGGTGGGTTAGGGCAACTCATAGGTGGCGACAGATAG
- a CDS encoding MFS transporter, whose protein sequence is MSKKAWLIIIVAALGYFVDIYDLILFGIIKKESLFALGYDEVTYKPYEISLFNFQMGGMVIGGIIWGILGDKRGRVMVLFGSILMYSIANILNAFVTDINTYKVLRLLAGIGLAGELGAGVTMVSETIEKGKRGLGTMLIVTFGALGGVFATMVGNTGGFVNNIFHTSLQNWQIAYIIGGVMGLGLLVLRTSNLESSMFEKIKEEKSVSKGNFWLILSTTKLRNLYISCIAIGIPIWFIVGVLIQLGDRFALKNSGIQIEVPICIMWTYIGLSSGDIVSGILSQLLKNRKTVIYIYLSFAFFASCVFMFTTDQKPSFYYTMSYILGFSTGYWALFVINSAEQFGTNLRATTSSTVPNFVRGTVVPITLIFGHFTAQPEAKMIQIAFFLCFICFLLAVFGTSMIEDGFDKELDFIH, encoded by the coding sequence ATGTCAAAAAAGGCTTGGTTAATCATTATAGTAGCAGCGCTAGGATATTTCGTAGATATCTATGATTTGATATTATTTGGTATTATAAAAAAGGAAAGCTTATTCGCTCTTGGATATGATGAGGTTACCTATAAGCCTTATGAGATTTCTCTTTTTAATTTTCAAATGGGAGGAATGGTTATCGGAGGGATCATTTGGGGCATATTAGGCGATAAACGAGGACGAGTTATGGTGCTTTTCGGTTCTATTCTCATGTATTCTATAGCCAATATTCTCAATGCTTTCGTTACGGATATTAATACATACAAGGTTTTAAGGCTACTAGCAGGAATAGGATTAGCTGGTGAACTCGGCGCGGGAGTCACTATGGTTTCTGAAACGATAGAAAAAGGCAAACGAGGGCTTGGCACCATGCTCATAGTTACTTTTGGAGCCCTAGGAGGTGTTTTTGCTACCATGGTCGGCAATACGGGTGGTTTTGTCAATAATATTTTCCATACCTCCCTTCAAAATTGGCAAATAGCCTACATAATAGGCGGAGTCATGGGATTAGGACTTCTAGTTTTGAGAACAAGTAATCTTGAAAGTTCGATGTTTGAAAAAATAAAAGAAGAAAAGTCTGTATCTAAAGGAAATTTTTGGTTGATTCTTTCTACTACAAAGTTGCGAAACCTATATATAAGTTGTATTGCGATTGGTATTCCTATTTGGTTTATCGTCGGTGTTCTGATTCAATTGGGAGATAGATTTGCCTTAAAAAATAGCGGCATACAAATCGAAGTACCAATTTGTATCATGTGGACCTATATTGGTCTTTCTAGCGGTGATATTGTAAGTGGTATATTGAGTCAATTATTGAAAAACAGGAAAACTGTTATTTATATTTATCTAAGCTTCGCTTTTTTTGCCAGTTGTGTCTTTATGTTCACCACGGATCAAAAGCCAAGTTTTTATTACACTATGTCGTATATTCTTGGTTTTAGCACTGGGTATTGGGCATTATTCGTTATCAATAGCGCAGAGCAATTTGGCACCAACTTACGTGCTACTACAAGCTCTACCGTTCCTAATTTTGTGCGAGGTACTGTCGTTCCTATCACCCTAATTTTCGGTCATTTTACGGCTCAGCCAGAAGCCAAAATGATTCAAATTGCTTTCTTCCTTTGTTTTATTTGCTTCCTTTTGGCGGTATTTGGCACCTCTATGATAGAGGATGGATTTGATAAGGAATTGGATTTTATACATTGA
- a CDS encoding RNA polymerase sigma factor produces MTSKEKDFIDAIEPHKGIIYKVSKVYCDDINDQEDLRQEILYQLWSSIDSFRNQSQLSTWIYRVALNTAILFFKKGKKETEKVIEYNQWQEKYIDEADETEDKLKLLYQSFQYLDRIEKAIIYMYLEDKSHNEIAETLGISAVNARVKLHRTKEKIKSIILKNKQHGAR; encoded by the coding sequence TTGACCTCCAAGGAAAAGGATTTTATAGACGCCATAGAACCTCATAAAGGCATAATATACAAGGTATCTAAAGTTTACTGCGATGATATCAATGACCAAGAAGATTTGCGTCAAGAGATTTTGTATCAACTTTGGAGTTCGATTGATTCTTTTCGAAATCAAAGCCAGTTATCTACTTGGATATATCGTGTAGCCTTGAATACGGCTATTTTATTTTTTAAAAAGGGAAAAAAGGAGACGGAGAAAGTTATAGAATACAACCAATGGCAGGAAAAATATATCGATGAGGCAGACGAAACGGAAGATAAATTGAAGCTGCTCTATCAGTCATTTCAATATTTGGACAGAATAGAAAAAGCTATCATCTATATGTACCTCGAAGATAAATCACATAATGAAATAGCAGAAACACTAGGGATATCCGCAGTCAATGCTCGAGTAAAACTACATAGAACTAAAGAAAAAATTAAGTCAATCATATTAAAAAATAAACAACATGGAGCTAGATGA
- the thiL gene encoding thiamine-phosphate kinase, with protein MTTTSRTEISQLGEFGLIQHLSKGNKTTKDTIKSIGDDCAVIQNNGLKTLITTDFLVEDIHFDMSYTPLKHLGYKAVVVNVSDIYAMNGKPKHITVSIAVSNRYSVEALEELYAGIYLACDHYGIDVIGGDTTSSLKGLVISITAIGEAEESKIVYRNGAKVGDLICVTGNLGAAYLGLQILMREKQVYLEDPNMKPEINESNSYLIQRILKPEAKKKVIEFLNAENILPHSMIDISDGLSSELMHICSQSKVGCIIEEKSIPIDQTAYEQAMQFNMDPTLCALSGGEDYELLFTIDPKDRDVIEKNEGISIIGEITDTSQGMKLQTRGGSLYDLKAQGWVSF; from the coding sequence ATGACCACTACATCACGAACAGAAATAAGCCAATTGGGCGAATTTGGATTGATACAACACCTTTCCAAAGGGAATAAAACCACGAAGGACACCATTAAATCTATTGGGGATGACTGTGCCGTAATTCAAAATAATGGATTAAAAACCCTCATAACCACAGATTTTTTGGTAGAAGACATTCACTTCGATATGAGCTATACTCCACTAAAACATCTTGGGTATAAAGCAGTCGTAGTTAACGTCTCAGATATCTATGCTATGAATGGAAAACCTAAGCATATCACTGTGAGTATTGCAGTTTCGAACCGCTATTCGGTAGAGGCTCTAGAAGAGCTTTATGCAGGAATTTACCTCGCTTGCGATCATTATGGGATAGATGTGATAGGTGGAGATACTACTAGCTCATTGAAAGGTCTTGTGATATCTATCACGGCAATAGGCGAAGCAGAAGAAAGTAAAATCGTCTATCGAAATGGAGCAAAAGTCGGTGACCTCATCTGCGTTACAGGTAATCTAGGGGCGGCTTATCTAGGCTTGCAAATATTGATGCGAGAAAAACAAGTCTATCTCGAAGACCCCAATATGAAACCAGAGATTAATGAATCCAACTCGTATTTAATTCAGCGAATACTCAAGCCCGAAGCTAAGAAAAAAGTCATAGAATTTCTCAATGCAGAAAATATACTTCCTCATTCAATGATAGATATTAGCGACGGTCTAAGCAGTGAATTGATGCATATTTGCAGTCAATCTAAGGTGGGATGTATCATAGAAGAAAAATCTATTCCTATAGATCAAACCGCCTATGAACAGGCTATGCAGTTCAATATGGACCCTACCTTGTGCGCTCTCAGTGGAGGTGAAGATTATGAATTATTATTTACAATTGACCCTAAAGACAGAGATGTTATTGAAAAAAATGAAGGCATTTCTATCATAGGTGAGATCACGGATACTAGTCAAGGCATGAAACTTCAAACCCGTGGAGGAAGCCTTTATGACTTGAAAGCACAGGGTTGGGTGAGTTTTTAA
- a CDS encoding outer membrane beta-barrel protein, whose amino-acid sequence MKANLILTLLFLALSFNSISQNSDSAESRYSLGLKTGLQRTTYKFTADTSLNPMESSSQIFGIEYQRLLGKSSALVIEFNYASVEMIDPKNPRDITYSYSQFDLPVTLRLRSQGNLKLIGDLGIGLCLLNRNGIGYNLNIAKYISDAKITYHIGAGFESNLTKMAAISIIGRYQNIGSKVDINNFNAQLGLKLYMPSYNNK is encoded by the coding sequence ATGAAAGCAAATTTAATTTTAACATTATTATTTTTAGCTTTAAGCTTCAATTCTATATCTCAAAATAGTGACTCAGCAGAATCAAGATACAGCCTAGGTTTGAAGACTGGATTACAAAGAACAACTTATAAGTTCACCGCAGATACTTCTCTAAATCCAATGGAATCTAGCAGTCAAATATTTGGAATAGAATACCAGCGATTATTAGGCAAAAGTTCTGCATTAGTAATTGAATTCAATTATGCTTCGGTTGAAATGATTGATCCCAAAAATCCAAGAGATATAACCTATTCTTATTCTCAATTTGATTTGCCAGTCACTTTAAGACTAAGATCTCAAGGTAATTTGAAGTTGATTGGTGATTTAGGTATAGGTTTGTGTTTACTGAATAGAAATGGAATAGGTTATAATTTGAACATTGCAAAATATATTAGTGATGCTAAAATTACATATCATATAGGTGCTGGGTTTGAATCCAATTTAACAAAAATGGCTGCTATTTCAATAATTGGTAGATACCAAAATATTGGTAGTAAAGTCGATATTAACAATTTTAATGCGCAACTTGGATTGAAGTTGTATATGCCTTCATATAATAATAAGTAA